The Nostoc sp. 'Lobaria pulmonaria (5183) cyanobiont' genome window below encodes:
- a CDS encoding NnrU family protein, which yields MLLISWLTPSHFVILGLQIVFAIAHSGGAALRPWAEKYIGPRFYRILFALVSLPLAVILIIYFFGHRYDGLQIWQVQGVPGVREFVWLLSAISFLFLYPATFNLLEIAAIQKPQVHLYETGIIRITRHPQMVGQVIWCVAHTLWLGTTFTLVTSIGLILHHLFGVWHGDRRLSDRYGEAFEIAKQRTSIIPFKAIIDGRQSLKWQEFFRPAYLGVAIFIALLWWSHPLLLEATSSIGW from the coding sequence ATGCTGCTGATTTCTTGGTTGACACCCAGTCATTTTGTCATACTAGGGTTACAAATAGTTTTTGCGATCGCTCACAGTGGAGGCGCTGCTTTACGCCCTTGGGCAGAAAAATACATTGGCCCAAGGTTTTATCGCATTCTCTTTGCATTAGTCAGCCTACCGTTGGCTGTGATATTAATTATTTACTTTTTTGGGCACCGTTATGATGGTTTGCAAATTTGGCAGGTACAAGGGGTGCCAGGAGTCCGAGAATTTGTTTGGCTGCTATCAGCAATCTCGTTTTTGTTTTTATATCCTGCTACCTTCAATCTACTAGAAATTGCTGCTATTCAAAAGCCCCAAGTTCATCTTTACGAAACAGGAATTATTCGGATTACCCGTCATCCTCAGATGGTAGGACAAGTAATTTGGTGTGTTGCCCATACTCTCTGGCTGGGTACTACCTTTACCCTTGTGACTTCCATTGGATTGATATTGCATCACTTGTTTGGGGTTTGGCATGGGGATCGCCGCCTGAGCGATCGTTATGGGGAAGCTTTTGAAATTGCCAAACAGCGGACTTCAATTATTCCCTTTAAAGCAATTATTGACGGACGTCAATCTCTCAAATGGCAGGAATTTTTCCGCCCTGCCTATTTGGGAGTTGCCATTTTTATAGCTTTGCTTTGGTGGTCGCACCCTCTGTTACTGGAAGCAACTAGTAGCATAGGATGGTAA
- a CDS encoding thioredoxin family protein produces the protein MVLSVSERTFTQEVLESPIPVLVNFEAPWCGLCRVIHPLLLQFQAQCGNEIKLVGVNADQNFKLSTTYRLKSLPTLLLIENGTIRHRLECFRGREDLRLALEEIKASYSNYPKIYKSSKTVDLEYRSA, from the coding sequence ATGGTGTTGTCGGTTAGTGAGCGGACATTTACTCAAGAAGTTTTAGAATCACCTATTCCTGTTTTAGTTAACTTTGAAGCACCTTGGTGTGGCTTGTGTCGAGTTATACACCCACTATTGTTGCAATTTCAAGCCCAGTGCGGGAATGAAATTAAATTAGTCGGGGTTAACGCCGATCAAAATTTTAAATTGTCTACTACCTATAGGCTAAAATCACTACCCACTTTACTATTGATTGAAAATGGCACTATTCGCCATCGCTTGGAATGCTTTCGCGGCAGAGAAGATTTACGTCTAGCTTTAGAAGAGATTAAAGCCAGCTACAGCAATTACCCCAAAATCTACAAAAGTTCAAAAACAGTGGACTTAGAGTATCGGTCAGCTTGA
- a CDS encoding NAD(P)H-quinone oxidoreductase subunit 5: protein MEVIYQYAWLIPVFPLFGAMLVGLGLISLNQVTNRLRQLNAVVIISMMAAAMGLSFALLWSQIQGHAPYLCTFEWAAAGNFHLSMGYTIDHLTALMLVIVTTVACLVMVYTDGYMAHDPGYVRFYAYLSLFGSSMLGLVISPNLVQIYIFWELVGMCSYLLVGFWYDRKSAADAAQKAFVTNRVGDFGLLLGILGLFWATGSFDFNIMGDRLAQLVESGSISNFLAVLFAILVFLGPVAKSAQFPLHVWLPDAMEGPTPISALIHAATMVAAGVFLIARMYPVFEDVPAAMNVIAFTGAFTAFLGATIAITQNDIKKGLAYSTISQLGYMVMAMGIGSYSAGLFHLMTHAYFKAMLFLGSGSVIHGMEGVVGHDPALAQDMRLMGGLRKYMPITSITFLIGCLAISGIPPFAGFWSKDEILGKAFEANPFLWLIGWLTAGITAFYMFRMYFSTFEGEFRGNDDKIKQKLKKAAATIVLELESQEPVPNFGPGAMKKGELAATGEHHDSHDSHDSHGHHSDSPHESPWTMTLPLALLAVPSILIGLVGTPYANYFEEFIFPPSETLSEVIEKASEFNPTEFYIMAGASVGISLIAITLASLMYLRRKIDPAAIAAKIKPLYELSLNKWYFDDIYHRVFVLGLRRLARQVMEVDFRVVDGAVNLTGFFTLVSGEGLKYLENGRAQFYALIVFGAVLGLVIVFGVT, encoded by the coding sequence ATGGAAGTAATCTATCAGTATGCCTGGCTGATTCCGGTGTTCCCTCTTTTTGGGGCGATGCTGGTCGGTCTAGGGTTAATCTCGTTGAATCAGGTGACAAACCGCCTACGGCAGCTTAACGCTGTGGTGATTATCTCCATGATGGCAGCAGCTATGGGGCTGTCGTTTGCCTTGTTATGGAGTCAAATTCAAGGACACGCGCCTTATCTGTGCACCTTTGAGTGGGCGGCAGCAGGTAATTTTCACCTGAGCATGGGCTACACTATTGACCACCTGACAGCCCTAATGCTGGTGATTGTCACAACGGTAGCCTGTTTAGTCATGGTTTACACCGATGGCTATATGGCTCACGATCCCGGTTACGTGAGGTTTTACGCCTATCTCAGTTTGTTTGGCTCCTCAATGTTAGGTCTGGTGATCAGCCCCAACCTAGTACAGATTTATATCTTTTGGGAACTGGTCGGGATGTGTTCTTACTTGCTGGTCGGCTTTTGGTATGATCGCAAGTCAGCAGCCGATGCCGCGCAAAAAGCATTTGTTACCAACCGCGTGGGCGACTTTGGTCTATTACTCGGCATTCTGGGGCTGTTCTGGGCAACAGGAAGCTTTGATTTTAATATCATGGGCGATCGCCTCGCCCAACTCGTAGAATCAGGTTCTATCAGCAATTTTCTCGCTGTCCTGTTTGCGATTTTAGTTTTCTTAGGGCCAGTGGCGAAATCAGCCCAATTCCCCCTCCATGTCTGGCTACCAGACGCAATGGAAGGCCCCACCCCCATTTCTGCCTTGATTCACGCAGCAACGATGGTGGCGGCGGGTGTTTTCCTGATTGCCCGGATGTACCCAGTATTTGAAGACGTTCCAGCCGCAATGAATGTCATTGCCTTTACTGGGGCGTTTACGGCGTTTTTGGGGGCAACCATTGCCATTACCCAAAATGACATCAAGAAGGGCTTGGCTTACTCCACCATTTCCCAACTCGGTTACATGGTGATGGCAATGGGAATAGGTTCCTACAGTGCTGGATTATTCCACCTGATGACCCACGCCTATTTCAAGGCGATGCTGTTCTTGGGTTCAGGTTCAGTAATTCACGGTATGGAAGGTGTCGTTGGACACGACCCCGCCTTAGCGCAAGATATGCGGCTGATGGGCGGACTGCGGAAGTACATGCCGATCACGTCAATTACCTTTTTGATTGGTTGCTTGGCAATTTCTGGTATTCCACCCTTTGCTGGCTTCTGGTCAAAAGATGAAATTCTGGGGAAGGCTTTTGAGGCTAACCCATTTCTCTGGTTGATTGGCTGGCTAACTGCTGGGATTACTGCTTTCTATATGTTTAGGATGTATTTCTCGACATTTGAAGGCGAATTCCGGGGTAATGACGATAAAATCAAGCAAAAACTCAAGAAGGCTGCGGCGACAATTGTCCTGGAATTAGAGTCACAAGAACCAGTCCCGAATTTTGGGCCTGGGGCGATGAAGAAAGGAGAATTGGCGGCAACTGGTGAGCATCATGACTCTCATGACTCTCATGACTCCCACGGGCATCACAGCGACTCCCCCCATGAGTCGCCGTGGACGATGACACTGCCGTTGGCACTGTTGGCTGTGCCTTCGATTTTGATTGGTTTGGTGGGAACTCCCTACGCCAATTATTTTGAAGAGTTTATCTTTCCTCCTAGCGAAACTCTCTCCGAAGTTATAGAAAAGGCTTCCGAGTTCAATCCGACGGAATTCTACATCATGGCGGGTGCTTCAGTCGGAATTTCTTTGATTGCGATTACCTTAGCTTCGCTGATGTATTTGCGCCGTAAGATTGACCCGGCTGCGATCGCTGCTAAAATCAAACCACTTTACGAGTTATCTCTCAACAAGTGGTACTTTGATGACATTTACCATCGGGTTTTTGTCCTCGGCTTGCGTCGCCTAGCTAGACAAGTTATGGAAGTTGACTTCCGCGTTGTAGATGGTGCTGTTAACCTCACAGGCTTTTTCACCCTTGTCAGCGGTGAAGGTCTGAAGTACCTAGAAAACGGTCGCGCTCAATTCTATGCCTTGATTGTGTTTGGGGCGGTTTTGGGCTTAGTGATTGTTTTTGGTGTTACCTGA
- a CDS encoding YgiT-type zinc finger protein yields the protein MLPFDECPVCAGLIVEKEVTEIITCGKKKAALKLYAYVCCKCSERFYSLKSIKHLEKIRAELEG from the coding sequence GTGCTGCCTTTCGATGAGTGCCCCGTTTGTGCGGGGCTAATAGTTGAAAAAGAAGTTACTGAAATCATTACATGCGGCAAAAAAAAGGCCGCATTAAAATTATATGCTTACGTTTGTTGTAAATGTTCTGAACGATTTTATTCTTTGAAGAGCATTAAACATCTTGAAAAAATCAGGGCTGAACTAGAAGGCTAA
- a CDS encoding DUF4258 domain-containing protein, which translates to MSKLTTDEEEKMGNRNQQVHKLISTAIKTHTFSFTAHAVTQSMHRCLVSEDVFYSVLNGSVLEEQQDLNRAPRFIVCGRTKTGMRLNTVWAYNERNGWATLISLFSPDASRWNKSHIRRR; encoded by the coding sequence GTGTCTAAGTTAACAACGGATGAAGAGGAAAAAATGGGAAACAGAAACCAGCAGGTACACAAGCTTATTTCCACAGCGATCAAAACCCACACCTTCAGTTTTACAGCCCATGCTGTAACTCAAAGTATGCATCGCTGTCTTGTATCCGAAGATGTTTTCTATTCCGTCCTCAATGGATCAGTATTGGAAGAACAGCAAGACTTAAATCGTGCGCCAAGATTTATCGTTTGTGGAAGAACTAAAACTGGTATGCGTTTAAACACTGTTTGGGCATACAATGAGAGAAATGGTTGGGCTACGCTGATTTCCTTGTTTAGCCCTGATGCAAGCCGTTGGAATAAAAGCCATATAAGAAGGAGGTAG
- a CDS encoding DUF4258 domain-containing protein, translating to MYCQNLVFSRHAIQQMFYRRISQKEVKTAISYGEVIEENHDDTPYPSYLILDFIEGKPIHVVFSYDEATDTGYVVTAYIPDANIWLDGFKTRKQR from the coding sequence ATGTATTGTCAAAATCTAGTTTTCTCCCGTCATGCTATCCAACAAATGTTTTATCGTCGCATCAGTCAAAAAGAAGTAAAAACTGCGATTTCTTATGGAGAAGTAATAGAAGAAAATCATGATGATACACCCTACCCCAGTTATCTAATATTGGATTTTATAGAAGGTAAACCGATTCATGTTGTATTTTCCTACGATGAAGCTACAGATACAGGATATGTAGTAACAGCTTATATTCCTGATGCTAATATTTGGTTAGATGGTTTTAAAACTAGGAAACAAAGATGA
- a CDS encoding type II toxin-antitoxin system MqsA family antitoxin, translating to MMKCVICQHGETKPGLVTVTLERDECIIVLKKVPAEICDNCGEYYLSDAVTEQVLKKAELAINNGAELEIIRYAA from the coding sequence ATGATGAAATGTGTAATTTGTCAGCATGGAGAAACTAAACCAGGTTTAGTAACTGTGACATTAGAAAGAGATGAATGTATTATTGTTCTAAAAAAAGTTCCAGCAGAAATTTGTGATAACTGCGGTGAATATTATTTAAGTGATGCAGTTACCGAACAGGTTTTAAAAAAAGCAGAGTTAGCTATTAATAATGGAGCAGAATTAGAGATTATTAGATATGCAGCTTAG
- a CDS encoding NAD(P)H-quinone oxidoreductase subunit 4, protein MNTANFPWLTTIILFPIAASLLLPIIPDKEGKTVRWYSLIVGLIDFALIVYAFYTGYDFSNPDLQLVESYPWVPQLGLNWSVGADGLSMPLIILTGFITTLAILAAWPVTFKPKLFYFLILAMYGGQIAVFAVQDMLLFFLVWELELVPIYFLLSIWGGKRRQYAATKFILYTAGGSLFILLSALTMGFYGDTVTFDMRSLALKDFALNFQLALYAGFLIAYAVKLPIIPLHTWLPDAHGEATAPVHMLLAGILLKMGGYALIRMNAQMLPDAHAFFAPVFVVLGVVNIIYAALTSFAQRNLKRKIAYSSISHMGFVMIGIASFTDLGLSGAVLQMVSHGLIGASLFFLVGATYDRTHTLMLDEMGGVAKKMPKIFAMFTTCSMASLALPGMSGFVAELMVFVGFATSDAYSSTFKVIVVFLMAVGVILTPIYLLSMLREIFYGKENEELVSHQALIDAEPREVFIIACLLIPIIGIGFYPKLLTQMYDATTVQLTARLRDSVPTLAQQKEETLKVSLSAPQIAN, encoded by the coding sequence ATGAATACAGCTAATTTTCCGTGGCTGACGACGATTATTCTGTTTCCGATAGCGGCGTCGCTACTTCTTCCCATCATCCCTGACAAAGAAGGCAAAACAGTGCGCTGGTACTCCCTGATCGTGGGGCTGATAGATTTTGCACTAATTGTTTACGCTTTTTATACTGGGTATGATTTTTCCAATCCAGATTTGCAGTTAGTGGAGAGTTACCCCTGGGTACCACAATTGGGTTTGAATTGGTCAGTAGGGGCAGATGGCTTGTCCATGCCCCTAATTATTTTGACTGGATTCATTACCACGCTGGCGATTTTAGCAGCTTGGCCTGTCACCTTCAAGCCCAAGCTATTTTACTTCTTGATTTTGGCGATGTATGGCGGTCAGATTGCCGTGTTCGCTGTCCAGGATATGCTGCTATTTTTCCTGGTGTGGGAACTGGAACTGGTGCCGATATACTTTCTGCTGTCGATTTGGGGAGGCAAAAGGCGGCAATATGCAGCGACCAAATTTATTTTATACACCGCTGGCGGGTCGCTGTTTATTTTACTCTCTGCCCTGACAATGGGATTTTACGGCGATACGGTGACGTTTGACATGCGATCGCTCGCCTTAAAAGATTTCGCCCTGAATTTCCAACTTGCCCTCTATGCGGGCTTCTTGATTGCTTACGCTGTCAAGTTGCCGATTATTCCCTTGCATACTTGGCTACCTGATGCCCACGGTGAAGCTACAGCCCCCGTACACATGTTATTAGCAGGTATTCTCCTGAAAATGGGCGGTTACGCCTTGATTCGGATGAATGCCCAAATGCTCCCCGACGCCCACGCTTTCTTTGCGCCAGTATTTGTAGTTTTGGGGGTAGTTAATATCATCTACGCTGCCTTAACATCCTTTGCCCAGCGTAACCTGAAGCGAAAAATTGCCTACTCCTCAATTTCTCACATGGGTTTTGTGATGATTGGTATCGCCTCCTTCACCGATTTGGGATTGAGTGGGGCAGTATTACAAATGGTTTCCCACGGGTTAATTGGGGCGAGTTTGTTCTTCCTTGTAGGGGCAACTTATGACCGGACACACACCCTGATGTTGGATGAAATGGGCGGTGTTGCTAAGAAAATGCCGAAGATTTTCGCTATGTTCACCACCTGTTCAATGGCTTCTTTGGCATTGCCAGGTATGAGCGGTTTCGTGGCAGAATTAATGGTATTTGTGGGCTTTGCTACTAGCGATGCTTATAGCTCTACCTTCAAAGTTATCGTGGTGTTCTTGATGGCAGTGGGAGTGATTTTAACTCCGATTTATCTGCTGTCGATGCTGCGAGAAATTTTCTACGGTAAAGAGAACGAGGAATTAGTTTCTCACCAAGCTTTGATAGATGCCGAACCCCGTGAAGTATTTATCATTGCCTGTTTGTTAATTCCAATTATTGGTATTGGTTTCTATCCAAAATTGCTGACTCAGATGTACGACGCTACAACTGTACAATTGACGGCAAGATTGCGTGATTCCGTGCCGACATTAGCACAGCAAAAAGAAGAAACGCTAAAGGTTTCTTTGAGTGCGCCCCAAATAGCTAATTAA